The Coregonus clupeaformis isolate EN_2021a chromosome 3, ASM2061545v1, whole genome shotgun sequence genome includes a region encoding these proteins:
- the LOC121543844 gene encoding protocadherin gamma-C5 isoform X2, producing the protein MESRPRKGYGGWPVLRLWFSLACFTGATAQLSYSVSEELRPGAVVGNIAKDLGLTVQRIIQRKLRVVSESNAQYFEVNQATGDFVIRQTIDREHMCELSPTCSLHLEIVLEDPLAIHRVLVDIVDVNDNAPQFSNKNISLEISEAAAPGTRFRLESAHDPDVGINSLRTYHLAPNDCFVLNVETKSDGSKIPELVLEKALDRETQASFRLLLTAVDGGQPEKSGSTLLLIKVLDVNDNAPVFEEPVKKVSILENVEPGTLVTKLNATDADYGQNGQISFLFSKYTPERVLKLFSVDSKTGEIRVNGQVDYETANVYHITVQARDGGTPAMEGSCNIIVDVTDVNDNSPEVTLTSLKNPIREDAAPGTVIALISARDLDSGKNGEVTLKVQSGLPFKLNSAFGEHYNLITDGNLDRESMAEYTVVIMATDAGSPPLSSRTTFVVKLSDVNDNAPSFSQPSYSVDVPENNAPSTPITMVMASDPDTGDNARVSFSILPSMVQGSPISSYVYINPETGHIYSMRSLDYETLNAFRIEVQARDAGAPPRTANVTVHVFVVDLNDNAPLIVYPPFPQDTGLQLSVPQSAGPGHLINKLVGVDPDSGHNAWLFYSIAPGPHVGLFRIAPHTGELRTARKLAEEEGGSAYDIIVVVQDNGKPTLSTTVAITVTVEEKGASDAATDNRKMSVMRHTGMPDITLYLIISLACVSAVFFLTFLILMVRCLRHRSDLGGTGCCYSHHRPSRAHHQRPSKDLHLQLNTDGPIRYMEVVGGAQDPPGTRTYRPCYSTISSRSDFVFVKTPMMSHNNTLSMTLNRKHLMNSAIEQKPPNADWRFTQGQRPGPSGAGGPPEMVMGTGPWPNPPTEAEQLQALMAAANEVSEATATLGPGTMGLSTRYSPQFTLQHVPDYRQNVYIPGSTATLTSNPQQQQQQQQQQQQMLMQQQMATQHQTLQAQSSEAATQPEPPKAAQTPASKKKSTKKEKK; encoded by the exons ATGGAATCCAGACCGAGGAAAGGCTACGGAGGGTGGCCAGTGCTGAGGCTATGGTTTTCCCTGGCGTGCTTTACCGGCGCGACCGCGCAGCTCAGCTACTCTGTTTCGGAGGAGCTCAGACCAGGGGCTGTGGTCGGGAATATCGCTAAGGATTTGGGTCTCACCGTTCAAAGGATAATTCAGAGAAAATTGCGGGTGGTCTCGGAATCTAACGCGCAGTACTTCGAGGTAAATCAGGCGACTGGGGATTTTGTTATTAGACAGACAATTGACAGGGAACACATGTGCGAATTAAGTCCAACTTGTTCACTACATCTTGAGATTGTACTTGAGGACCCTTTAGCAATACATCGGGTTCTTGTGGATATTGTGGATGTGAATGACAATGCGCCGCAGTTTTCCAATAAGAATATTTCCTTGGAGATATCAGAGGCGGCCGCGCCAGGCACTCGGTTCCGACTGGAGAGTGCGCACGACCCAGATGTGGGTATCAACTCTCTGCGCACTTATCACCTCGCACCCAACGACTGCTTTGTTTTGAATGTGGAAACGAAAAGTGACGGGAGTAAGATCCCGGAATTAGTTTTAGAGAAGGCTTTGGATAGGGAGACGCAGGCCTCGTTTCGCCTGTTGCTCACTGCGGTAGACGGGGGACAGCCGGAGAAGTCTGGCTCCACTCTTTTACTCATTAAAGTTCTGGATGTCAATGACAATGCGCCCGTCTTTGAAGAGCCGGTGAAAAAAGTTAGCATTTTGGAGAATGTTGAACCGGGCACTTTAGTAACGAAACTGAACGCGACCGACGCGGATTACGGTCAGAATGGTCAGATCTCCTTCCTGTTTAGTAAATACACGCCGGAACGTGTGCTCAAGCTATTCAGCGTGGATTCTAAAACCGGGGAGATCCGTGTGAATGGCCAGGTGGATTATGAGACAGCGAATGTATATCACATCACTGTGCAGGCCAGGGATGGGGGAACCCCCGCCATGGAGGGTTCCTGTAACATCATAGTTGACGTCACTGATGTGAATGACAATTCTCCAGAGGTAACGTTGACTTCACTGAAAAATCCCATCAGAGAGGATGCAGCTCCTGGTACAGTCATCGCCCTCATCAGTGCGAGGGACCTGGACTCTGGTAAGAACGGGGAGGTGACGTTAAAGGTCCAGTCTGGCCTGcccttcaaactcaactctgcCTTTGGTGAGCACTACAATCTCATCACCGATGGCAACCTGGACAGAGAGAGCATGGCCGAGTACACTGTGGTCATCATGGCGACTGACGCGGGCTCCCCTCCCCTGTCGTCACGGACGACTTTCGTGGTCAAACTCTCAGACGTGAACGACAACGCTCCTTCATTCTCCCAGCCCTCCTACTCCGTGGACGTCCCCGAGAACAACGCCCCCAGCACCCCCATCACCATGGTGATGGCCTCTGACCCGGACACGGGGGACAACGCCCGCGTCTCCTTCTCCATCCTGCCCAGCATGGTCCAGGGCTCCCCCATTTCCTCCTATGTCTACATCAACCCAGAGACTGGACACATCTACAGCATGCGCTCCCTAGACTACGAGACCCTCAATGCCTTCCGTATCGAGGTGCAGGCCCGAGACGCCGGGGCACCCCCCCGGACCGCCAACGTCACCGTGCATGTGTTCGTAGTGGATCTTAACGACAACGCGCCCCTCATCGTGTACCCCCCCTTCCCCCAGGATACGGGGCTGCAGCTCAGTGTACCCCAGTCGGCTGGGCCGGGTCATCTCATTAATAAACTAGTAGGGGTGGACCCTGATAGTGGACATAATGCCTGGCTGTTCTATTCCATCGCCCCAGGGCCACACGTTGGTCTCTTCCGCATTGCCCCCCACACTGGGGAGCTCCGCACCGCCCGCAAACTAGCCGAGGAGGAGGGCGGCTCCGCCTATGACATCATCGTGGTCGTCCAGGACAACGGCAAGCCCACTCTCTCCACCACTGTGGCCATCACAGTAACCGTGGAGGAGAAGGGCGCCAGCGACGCCGCCACGGACAACCGGAAGATGTCTGTGATGCGTCACACCGGGATGCCTGATATCACCCTGTACCTCATCATCTCGCTGGCGTGCGTCTCGGCCGTGTtcttcctcaccttcctcatcctCATGGTGCGATGCCTCCGCCACCGCAGCGACCTTGGAGGGACAGGCTGCTGCTACAGCCACCACCGGCCCAGCAGGGCCCACCATCAGAGACCCAGCAAGGACCTCCACCTGCAGCTCAACACAGACGGACCCATCCGTTACATGGAGGTGGTGGGAGGGGCTCAGGACCCCCCAGGAACACGGACCTACAGACCCTGCTACTCCACCATCTCCAGCCGAAGTGACTTTGTGTTTGTCAAGACGCCCATGATGAGTCACAACAACACCCTCAGCATGACGCTCAACAGGAAGCACCTAATGAACTCAGCCATTGAG CAAAAGCCTCCTAACGCCGACTGGCGCTTCACCCAAGGACAGAGACCTGGACCCAGTGG GGCTGGAGGTCCCCCTGAGATGGTCATGGGAACCGGACCCTGGCCCAACCCCCCCACAGAGGCCGAGCAGCTCCAAGCCCTGATGGCCGCAGCCAACG AAGTGAGCGAGGCGACCGCAACCCTGGGGCCAGGCACCATGGGACTAAGCACCCGTTACAGCCCCCAGTTCACCCTGCAGCACGTGCCCGACTACCGCCAGAACGTCTACATCCCTGGCAGCACGGCCACCTTGACCTCCAacccccagcagcagcagcagcagcagcagcagcagcagcagatgcTGATGCAACAGCAGATGGCAACTCAACATCAGACCCTGCAGGCCCAGTCCTCCGAGGCCGCCACTCAGCCTGAACCCCCCAAGGCTGCCCAGACCCCCGCCTCCAAGAAGAAGTCCACCAAGAAGGAGAAGAAGTAG